In the Ranitomeya imitator isolate aRanImi1 chromosome 2, aRanImi1.pri, whole genome shotgun sequence genome, tagtttccaaaatggtgtcacttgtggggggtttctactgtttaggtacattaggggctctgcaaacgcaatgtgacacctgcagaccattccatctaagtctgcattccaaatggagctccttctcttccgagccctcccatgcgcccaaacagtggttcccccccacatatcgggtatcagcgcactcaggacaaattggacaacaaattttggggtccaatttctcctgttaccctcgggaaaatacaaaactgggggctaaaaaaataatatttatgggaaaaagattttgttttatttttacggctctgcattataaacttctgtgaagcacttggtgggtcaaagtgctcaccacacctctagataagttccttagggggtctactttccaaaatggtgtcacttgtggggggtttcaatgtttaggcacatcagtggctctccaaacgaatcatggcgtcccatctcaattccagtcaattttgcattgaaaagtcaaatggcgctccatcgcttccgagctctgccatgcgcccaaacagtggtttacccccacatgtggggtatcggcgtactcaggacaaattgtacaacaatgtttggggtccattttctcctgttacccttggtaaaataaaacaaattggagctgaattaaattttttgtgaaaaaaagttaaatgttcatttttatttaaacattcaaaaaattcctgtgaagcaccagaagggttaataaaaaacttcttgaatatggttttgagcaccttgaggggtgtagtttttagaatggtgtcacacttgggtattttctatcatatagacccctcaaaatgacttcaaatgagatgtggttcctaaaaaaaaaatggtgtagaaatgagaaattgctggtcaacttttaacccttataactccctaacaaaaaaaaattttggttccaaaattgtgctgatgtaaagtagacatgtgggaaatggtacttattaagtattttgtgtgacatttgtgaaattttcataattttcgccaaatttccgtttttttcacaaataaacgcaggtactatcaaagaatttttaccattgtcatgaagtacaatatgtcacgagaaaacaatgtcagaatcagtgggatccgttgaagcgttccagagttataacctcataaagggacagtggtcagaattgtaaaattggcccggtcattaacgtgcaaaccacccttgggggtaaaggggttaataataatattgtctatcactcataaggctcacacacctttaggctatggattcttttagaacattcaaggttcaacttgttaaagttttatactttaataacaaaaggttcaatgcttataatacaaaaaaaggtataaaaaatatgataataaaaagacatacaacttatgcaaaacagtataaaataaagaggagaaacttagataatttctgtaactggtagttgctttctgctccttgagggtaggacgatgtagattggatcacaccagcttctcaggctgcccccatcatgtgaacacaattctctgtctgcagcctaaatttataactttggtatggaggacaggtttctagaccggcccctcaggttaatatcataattgctggctttttgatttgccacggccgcgctactaatgaatatcttatttttctcttgagacacttgttaaaaggttctcaggaatagattccctcaggccgcaattaacatctcccctccaagacctaggaggtgccaaatgttacctttcttctcggccctagctagacctcctggtgagattggagacacaatttctactagtcccaaggaagtacctattaacacctaggtgcgacttgccttcaggacagatgttacattatcactagtcacacatataaccctagacatatgtcactacacacatatagatatatatacacatatttcaccacaacccctttaagaaataaattTGCGTTTCATTATCCAGGCAGGGTGTTTTAATACCCAAGTTTCCTAATAGTATTTTCTGTCTTTCCTCCAGACCAGTGGACCGAGACTTTGTCACCTGGCGGGGTCACCTCACTAAGATTCTGTGCAGCCCGTATGAAAGCCAAGAAGGCTGGATCCTGGCCGTGACGCTGTTTAAGGGCACCTTGTATATCAGCGAGAGGGAGACTGCAGCCGCCTACAGGAAGAGGAAAGAGCAGACTCGGGAGCAGGAGAAGCTCAGGTACTCTGGGTACAAGTTCGAGAGCTACATGTGTGCAGGTTCGTCCATCTCCTTTATATCCTCTGTTGTCCCTGCACTCCGGGGCCCCCAGTAACATCTGACCTGGGCAGACTGTAATAAATCGCTCCCTCTCCTACATATAACACCTTCTACCCAGATTCTCCTGATGGCGCTCCTTGCCCTACTGAAGTTGTGAACACCAACGAGGGATTTTGCAGCGTCTTGCTGGGCCGCCTGGCATCTCATTCCTTCCTGGTTTCCGGAGAGGTGGACTGCAAAGACCCGAGCAGTACTAATCCCTCACCGCCATCGTGCTACGTAGAGCTGAAGACGAGTGCGGAGATGCGGAGCCCACACCAAGAGCGCAGCTTCCACCGGTGCCATTCATAGCCAATATTACATAAGCCCCTTACCCTTTCCCCCCCAGGGACTGTATAGAAGATGAATGTCTTCCCCTTCCCTCCAGGTATAAGCTCCTGAAGTGGTGGTGCCAGTCCTTCCTGCTCGGGATTCCCCTCATCATCGCCGGATTTCGGAATCCACAAGGAAGAATCGTATCTCTGGAGAAGTTCAGGACGTCGGAGATCTCTCGCTTAGTCCGGGTAACAGAGAGTCTCGTGTGATTTGTCGCTGCCATATTGGAAGTCGTGGTGCAGAGAAACATTTGTATTTGTCCCTGGTGCAGGGTGACAGGCAGAGCTGGGATCCGGCCGTGTGCATGAACTTCTGTAACGCCTTCCTCGGTTATATCAAGAAAGTGGTGACCACAGATGACCACAGGTAAGAAGCCGTCTCTCTTAGAGGGGTTGTCCGGGCTTAGGCTTTCTTATAGCGCCACACCTGTCCATGGGTTGTGTCTGGCATTGCGGCTCTATTGAAGTCAGTGGGGCTGAGCTGCAGCGACACACAACCTGTGTACGTGTGTTACCGTTTGTGGTAGAGAGCAGCCATGTTTTCCCAATCTGTGACATCCTTTAAGGACGAAGTCAACAAGTGTAAAACTGATGGCCCTCCTATTAGGCGCTGCCTCCGGGTGCCGCTAACGCCTCAGATGCTCAAGTCTGTGTGAATTATTGCTTCATGTTCAGTTGCTCCTCAGCAGCAGTGCATCGGGGGAATAAGTAAAGGGTTGCTCCGACACCGCTCACATCCATATCGGTAGGTGAGGGCCACTAATGACGTCCTGCTGACAGGTGCGTGCCAGTACGTGTGCACGGTCGGCAGATATTGGGCATGCACGTTATGGTGATAAACAGGACTTCATCTGTGGCGCTCGCCTCCTCATGCATGACAAGGCATTAACCTTTGCACGGCTCCATTATGTTCATCTGTTAGTGCCACAGTAACATCTCGGAGCACGAGAACAATACTGAGGAGTACCTGCAGCTGCGGGTAATTTCATTTCTCGTTCTCCCTAAATTTTCTTCTCATCTTCCATAGGGTCGTATTTGTGTTCTCCTGGGAGCCGGGCGAAGACGTCACTTTTACCATCGAAGCAGATTCTGATCAGTTAGTTGTCCCAGACTGGTACGTGGAGGCGATATCACAGGCTTCATGATGTGGTGGCCAGAGAATGAGCAGCCATACTTCCGGGGACCTTTATACCGATGTCGAGGGCCTGAGGTCTATGGACTATATGGAGCCCGTCACCAAGGAAGACTTGAGCCCTGGACATGCACTCCTGGGGCTGGTCCTCTATTTTATGCCACAGTGTAACCGATCAATTACATAGAGATTTATCACATCCAGCCATATTACCCCAAATCTCGGGTAACAATGGTCATGACGGCCAAGTGTAATAGTGATGTGCCAACATAGGGAGGGCTACGAGAGCAGAGCACAGGGGAAAAACTACAATTCTGCATTTATTCTCTACTGCCCGAGTCTGATGTAATCAAACACGACTCCTTCCTACAATCTGCAGCCACGGAGGGTTTAATTTACAGGGCTAGATGTCGGAACAAGTGCTGGAGAAACAAATCCTGTGTGAGAACAATTGCAAAAGCTGATAGTAAACCCTCTAAAAATCCTAATTCTCCAGCAAACAGCAAGGACCTCAGTGATTCCCAGCAGTCACAGCTGGATCTCTGCTTCCACAATGCACCCCCTGCTGGCTGGAGGACATAGGTAATGCCCCGCTGGCGGGAGGACATAGGTAATGTCCCGCTGGCGGGAGGACAGAGGAAATGCACTATTGATGGGGGAGGACACAGGTAATGTCCTTTCTCTTTCTGCCCCATGACCAGGTCTGCAGAGATGAAGCCACCCTGGATTTTGTTCAGCCCAAAAAGCTTCATTACTTCATATACTGTGATAATGAAATCTGTATAATAACTGCGAACATGTCACAGACTGCAAACCGTGTTACAACAGGATCCCGTTACATGGGCTCAGCTGTAAATAAAGACGTTTATTTTGCAATCTCTGGCTTATGTTTGCTTTGTCGCAAAGTCAGAAAACAAGTCGGTAGGTTGTAAAAGTCACTTCCAAAGATGGGTCCAAGTGCTGAGGGGCCCCAGCTTCCTTATAGACTAGAAGACCCGCAATGGATCATCTCTGGGAGAACACGACCTTAATCATTTCAAGCATTGGCTCCTGCGAGTCTTAGTTGCGGCCTTCTAAAATCCAATCCTTCAGCAGATTTCACAAAACAAACTGCATTGATGATTAAAGAGATTTTAAGCCCGATGAGGCAGGTCTCCTTCCTATGAAAATGCTTCTCAGAATGGCTGTATCATCCGAATTTTAAAATGAGCAGTCAACCTAAAGAGTGAGAAATCTCATGAATCAAAATGGGTTCCATCTCTCCCCACTCAGCCTGACtggcagctgcagcttgtactgagcagtgtgagatagcagcagggaggagagacactgaggagctctGTCAGGCTACGGGGACAGAGATGGAGTTTAAacttttaaaaaatggttatacaggCAGTATGACCTGGATTATCACCGGCTGTACACTCGACTCATCAGGTCTGTATAATAAATTATGAAGTTTgttttgtgaaatctggtgacagatccactttaatcCATTCTACCCTGATGCACTCCAAGACAGACGTCTGCAGCCATGCTTCCTTGGATTCATGCTCTGACCCCTTGGTGTCATACCCCCAGCCTTTGACCAGCAGTCTGGACCATCGAACTGACCAAGATAGAAAACCACAGCATGCGATCTTGCTCCTTGGCATTCTCCTCATTTCCATCTCCAGATACTTGTGTGATAGTCTCTTCTCGTTGGGGTGGGAGCATTACCTAAGCTGAGCTCCAAACTAGACTCCTCGGTAGATACGTATCGGGGCAATCCAGGAGTTGCTCGAAATTCAGCACTGATTCCCCCACCAGGAACAAGATCTCCTACTTTTGTGGAACCAAGCCTTCTTTAATAATTCTGATTTTGAGGATGTCTTCTCCAGGGATTGAAGCCCAGTCAGACATTTCTCCtagccaaatgtgtaaacctgatgTATCCTTTCTGGGGATCTTCTAAGAGGACTAGTCTCCCAAAGGTTGACCCTCCTCTGTCTCACACCTGTCCAAGGCTTTTACAATCAACATGGCAGATGCTACCATGAATCGTTGTTTGTAATGttttttctttatcgcttcattggggaacacaggtaaccatgggtgtgtgCTGCtgtcaataggaggctgacactaggcaaaaaaggaaaatggctccTCCTCCAcaatatacacccaccgacaggcacaaaacacttcagtttaaccccttcaagtcgcggccctttttaatttttgcgtgttcgtttttcgcttccctcgttcccagagccataactttttttatttttccgtcaatatggtcatgtgagggcttattttttgcgggacaagttgtacttttgaacgacaccattggttttaccatgtcttttactagaaaacaagaaaaaaaatccaagtgcggtgaaattgcaaaaaaagtgcaatcccacacttgttttttgtttggcttttttgctaggttcactaaatgctaaaactgacctgccattatgattctctaggtcattaagagttcatagacacctaacacgactaggttattttttatctaagtggtgaaaaaaaattccaaactttgctaaaaaaaaaaaaaaaagggccattttccgatacccgaagcgtctccacttttcgtgatctggggtcgggtgagggcttattttttgcgtgccgagctgatgtttttaatgataccatttttgcgcagatacgttcttttgatcgcccgttattgcattttaatgcaatgtcgcggcgaccaaaaaaacgtaattctggcgtttcggatttttttctc is a window encoding:
- the DXO gene encoding decapping and exoribonuclease protein; the encoded protein is MDDSVQGDRAASSRKRSLDPPDLPPPKNPHVASLRTHPSVYQGSFPFYRLPSELGSFSLDEKRCYHGDARRLRFLSPPAGMESGAASPGWDVMEGFEDRYVRRDEDQKEGLLHILTWVTENRALLRGNGNPEGKRPVDRDFVTWRGHLTKILCSPYESQEGWILAVTLFKGTLYISERETAAAYRKRKEQTREQEKLRYSGYKFESYMCADSPDGAPCPTEVVNTNEGFCSVLLGRLASHSFLVSGEVDCKDPSSTNPSPPSCYVELKTSAEMRSPHQERSFHRYKLLKWWCQSFLLGIPLIIAGFRNPQGRIVSLEKFRTSEISRLVRGDRQSWDPAVCMNFCNAFLGYIKKVVTTDDHRVVFVFSWEPGEDVTFTIEADSDQLVVPDWYVEAISQAS